A window of the Serratia symbiotica genome harbors these coding sequences:
- a CDS encoding phospholipase D family protein, whose protein sequence is MRKHLFIGALMATLILPAGATWATPSFDVGFSPEGTAQQRVIRLLAEAQTSIRLMGYSFTSPDVVRALMAARRRGVDVRVGVDEKGNRSKASQAAMNLVVNAGIPLRTNDRYPLLHDKMIVTDGQNLQVGSFNFTRRARANSENVLVVRDVPALAQIYLAHWQSRWDEGADWTSSY, encoded by the coding sequence ATGAGAAAACACCTATTTATCGGGGCGCTGATGGCGACCCTGATCTTGCCTGCGGGCGCAACCTGGGCCACGCCGTCCTTTGATGTCGGATTTTCACCGGAGGGAACTGCGCAGCAACGGGTTATCCGTTTACTGGCGGAGGCCCAGACGAGCATTCGGCTAATGGGCTACAGCTTTACATCGCCAGACGTGGTACGCGCCCTGATGGCTGCCCGCCGGCGCGGCGTGGACGTCAGGGTGGGGGTCGACGAAAAGGGCAACCGCAGCAAAGCCAGCCAGGCGGCGATGAACCTGGTCGTTAATGCCGGGATACCGCTGCGAACCAATGACCGTTACCCCCTCCTGCATGACAAGATGATTGTCACCGATGGCCAGAATCTGCAGGTCGGCTCCTTTAACTTTACACGGCGTGCCCGCGCCAATTCCGAGAACGTCCTGGTGGTGCGTGATGTGCCGGCGCTGGCCCAAATCTATCTGGCGCACTGGCAGTCACGTTGGGATGAGGGAGCCGACTGGACTTCTTCCTACTAG
- the trbC gene encoding F-type conjugative transfer protein TrbC — translation MTDIPTALDRDRVRRRVGNPWLGDLLAKPGTLAWGLCTVVAGGMVYPATLLFSLPVLLFWSLVSVLDDRWQMPMRMPTDMTRDDPSTARQAPTKMLGFLPITRMRIHTDRAAGILYAGHLRGKDAGRELWLSMEDLCRHVLMFGTTGAGKTETLLGWVFNALCWGKGVIFSDHKAQNDVALAVASLARRFGREDDLRTMNFITGGRSRAQELLEDVRGRPQTNTTNAFGIAQETYIVNLMDAMLPKTGSGDGSWQEKARAMNQALIFALVYKCRREGTVMSQRTIQSHLPLRKMAGLYTQAVEEQWHEDICRVLENYLSTLAGFDMDKVATPSEWDLEALRQHGYLMQQFTRMLSLFNDTYGHVFARDAGDIDLRDVVHNDRILTVLVPALEMSANEGATLGRLYQSQLAMILSQDLGEKLEGRPQDIMKIRKFMDRFPFLWIIDEVGAGYSEKLGELATQLRSLGYCLLLAGQEVQRLKSAAGDEIWTLVANMGIRITGKIRDPKDTLEILQLMAGTEYRPEMQAMVQQAGLTGSHWRDDNRLILREQKKVEVEEVQALQEGENVTLFNGTLLRCSALYIKDADKFASEAVRINRFVEVAPPTEAALLAAAPLRQRRGYVRAERVQHILRVLDNEPGSQDTGGLVLTDPALAAVCEFELECEYSWSRPPSAAVRSAVLWRMVLASLPKRGRGYRVRLREPRRLTTSIKAIQQAEQYHVVLTGAADA, via the coding sequence ATGACAGACATTCCCACTGCGCTTGATCGCGACCGCGTCAGGCGGCGTGTCGGCAACCCCTGGCTGGGTGACCTGCTGGCAAAACCGGGTACGCTGGCGTGGGGCCTGTGCACGGTAGTGGCCGGCGGTATGGTTTACCCGGCGACGCTGCTGTTTAGCCTGCCGGTGCTGCTGTTCTGGTCACTGGTTTCCGTACTGGACGATCGCTGGCAGATGCCGATGCGTATGCCCACCGACATGACCCGGGACGACCCCTCCACCGCCCGGCAGGCTCCCACGAAAATGCTGGGGTTTTTGCCCATCACGCGGATGCGTATTCACACTGATCGGGCCGCCGGTATCCTCTACGCAGGCCATCTGCGAGGGAAGGATGCCGGTCGCGAGCTCTGGTTGTCGATGGAAGATCTGTGCCGGCACGTCCTGATGTTCGGTACCACCGGTGCCGGTAAAACCGAGACCCTGCTGGGGTGGGTGTTTAACGCCCTGTGCTGGGGCAAGGGCGTGATTTTCTCTGACCACAAGGCGCAGAACGATGTGGCGCTGGCCGTGGCGTCACTTGCCCGGCGTTTTGGGCGTGAGGATGACCTGCGTACCATGAACTTCATCACGGGCGGGCGCTCGCGGGCGCAGGAGCTACTGGAGGATGTCAGGGGACGCCCCCAGACCAACACCACCAACGCCTTTGGTATCGCGCAGGAAACCTACATCGTCAACCTGATGGACGCGATGCTGCCTAAAACCGGCAGTGGTGATGGCAGCTGGCAGGAAAAGGCGCGTGCCATGAATCAGGCGCTGATTTTTGCCCTGGTCTACAAGTGTCGACGCGAAGGAACGGTGATGTCACAGCGTACCATCCAGTCACACCTGCCGCTGCGAAAGATGGCCGGGCTATACACGCAGGCGGTTGAAGAGCAGTGGCATGAAGATATCTGTCGGGTCCTGGAGAACTACCTCAGTACGCTGGCCGGCTTCGACATGGACAAGGTCGCCACCCCGTCTGAATGGGATCTGGAAGCGCTCCGCCAGCATGGCTATCTGATGCAGCAGTTTACCCGCATGCTGAGCCTGTTCAATGACACCTATGGCCATGTCTTCGCCCGTGATGCAGGTGATATCGACCTGCGCGATGTGGTGCACAACGACCGCATCCTGACCGTACTGGTGCCGGCACTGGAGATGTCAGCCAATGAAGGGGCCACGCTGGGGCGTCTCTATCAGTCCCAGTTGGCCATGATACTGAGTCAGGATCTGGGTGAGAAACTGGAGGGGCGGCCGCAGGATATCATGAAGATCCGCAAGTTCATGGATCGGTTTCCGTTCCTGTGGATCATTGATGAAGTGGGGGCGGGTTATAGCGAAAAGCTGGGCGAGCTGGCCACGCAGCTCCGCTCACTGGGCTACTGCCTGCTGCTGGCTGGTCAGGAGGTACAACGCCTGAAATCAGCGGCGGGCGACGAAATCTGGACGCTTGTCGCCAATATGGGCATCCGCATTACGGGGAAGATCCGGGATCCGAAGGACACGCTGGAAATCCTGCAACTGATGGCGGGTACGGAGTACCGGCCGGAGATGCAGGCCATGGTGCAGCAGGCGGGCCTGACGGGCAGCCACTGGCGTGACGATAACCGGCTGATCCTGCGTGAGCAGAAAAAAGTGGAGGTGGAAGAAGTGCAGGCGCTGCAGGAGGGGGAGAATGTGACCCTGTTTAACGGCACCCTGCTGCGTTGCAGCGCGTTGTATATCAAGGATGCGGACAAGTTTGCATCGGAGGCGGTGCGTATCAACCGCTTCGTGGAGGTGGCCCCGCCAACTGAGGCAGCCCTGCTGGCAGCGGCTCCGCTCAGGCAGCGCCGCGGCTACGTGCGTGCCGAGCGGGTGCAGCATATTCTGCGTGTCCTGGACAATGAACCGGGATCGCAGGACACCGGCGGCCTGGTGCTGACCGACCCGGCGCTGGCGGCGGTCTGTGAGTTTGAGCTTGAATGTGAATACAGCTGGTCGCGTCCGCCGTCTGCGGCGGTGCGTTCGGCCGTACTGTGGCGTATGGTCCTGGCCAGCCTGCCGAAACGGGGTCGGGGTTACCGCGTCCGTTTGCGCGAACCCCGGCGGTTGACCACGAGCATCAAGGCAATCCAGCAGGCAGAGCAGTATCATGTGGTGCTGACAGGGGCTGCCGATGCCTGA
- a CDS encoding thioredoxin fold domain-containing protein, whose translation MKTPPITDPFTVEICGGLLVARQHGICLFTLRLRDLPGLVLHRDGLHAQRTHGALTPLYRGDDAVTLLNRLTVALATVEKSRVWRRRLIAGLAALLAGGMALVLTLSLWAVLSPVDDRPSQARERVRINDRPGIKPLRSAVSAGGNPAAPDNWTLSASVRAHLPARLGHAASRGLFTVPLSTGHARTLYVFADPACINCQRMERHIETAAGRVNVVIFPVTSVGGTDSLTRLTPVLCLPAASRAGAWTSLFAADVGIAVPGQEAGHTADAAHCETATAALGVNDVAFRAYRLPGTPWILSDDGRYVPQAVLSSPSALDAFLETPAPPGASGIPATPTS comes from the coding sequence ATGAAAACGCCCCCTATTACCGATCCGTTCACCGTTGAAATCTGCGGCGGCCTGCTTGTGGCTCGCCAGCACGGCATCTGCCTGTTTACCTTGCGCCTGCGTGACCTGCCGGGCCTGGTGTTACATCGCGATGGACTCCATGCGCAACGGACTCATGGCGCATTGACGCCCCTGTACCGTGGCGACGATGCCGTGACGCTGCTGAATCGCCTTACGGTGGCACTGGCCACGGTGGAAAAAAGCCGTGTCTGGCGTCGTCGCCTGATTGCCGGGCTGGCCGCCCTTCTTGCCGGGGGGATGGCCCTTGTGCTGACGCTGTCATTGTGGGCGGTGTTGTCGCCGGTGGATGATCGGCCCTCACAGGCAAGGGAGCGTGTCCGGATAAACGACCGCCCCGGGATAAAGCCGCTCCGGTCAGCGGTGTCCGCCGGGGGGAACCCGGCCGCCCCGGATAACTGGACGCTGTCGGCGTCAGTGCGCGCCCACCTGCCCGCCAGGCTCGGCCATGCGGCGTCGCGCGGGCTTTTTACCGTGCCCTTGTCCACCGGTCATGCGCGCACGCTGTATGTGTTTGCCGACCCGGCGTGCATCAACTGCCAACGGATGGAGCGCCATATTGAGACCGCCGCCGGCCGTGTCAATGTGGTGATTTTCCCGGTCACGTCCGTTGGCGGGACCGACTCCCTGACCCGGTTGACCCCGGTGTTGTGCTTGCCGGCCGCGTCGCGGGCGGGGGCTTGGACGTCACTGTTCGCGGCCGACGTCGGCATCGCCGTGCCGGGACAGGAGGCGGGACACACGGCTGACGCGGCACATTGCGAAACCGCCACGGCGGCCCTCGGTGTTAACGACGTGGCCTTCCGCGCTTACCGCCTGCCGGGCACCCCCTGGATCTTGTCCGATGACGGCCGCTACGTTCCGCAGGCGGTGCTGAGCTCGCCGTCTGCACTCGACGCATTTCTGGAGACACCGGCACCGCCGGGCGCGTCTGGAATACCCGCTACCCCCACGTCCTGA
- the excA gene encoding plasmid IncI1-type surface exclusion protein ExcA: protein MQTVQRHDNWLDFIWALVRMLYYFVLLPCALLFSVITLPIVISSSFKLFTTDYFLLTMLWLTILIPLAIRRCSFRNQRRKLEKMVALLSRPDRFSPQKQHQVMDVGDGKYFGIDTRHGTLLYIHRVKKDVIDVIGLSMKDWTRRQLEGSALRLYTRMPDMPVLSIHAHPSVARVLFDTLDAMSHNHYDDPFPDAWPEYVKQQSRFIEFEHDVVVPQVA from the coding sequence ATGCAAACCGTACAACGACATGATAATTGGCTGGATTTTATTTGGGCACTTGTTCGAATGCTTTACTATTTTGTCTTGCTACCGTGTGCATTACTCTTTTCAGTAATTACACTACCTATTGTTATAAGCAGTTCTTTCAAACTATTCACCACTGACTATTTCCTATTGACTATGTTGTGGCTGACGATATTGATTCCTCTTGCTATACGTCGCTGCAGCTTTAGAAATCAACGTCGTAAACTTGAGAAAATGGTTGCTTTGCTTAGCCGTCCTGACCGATTCAGTCCACAGAAACAGCATCAGGTGATGGATGTCGGTGACGGCAAGTATTTCGGTATCGATACGCGGCATGGCACCCTCCTCTATATCCATAGGGTGAAGAAAGACGTCATCGATGTCATCGGCCTGTCCATGAAGGACTGGACCAGACGCCAACTGGAAGGTAGCGCGTTGCGTCTGTACACCCGGATGCCCGATATGCCGGTACTGAGTATCCATGCGCATCCGTCGGTGGCCAGGGTACTGTTTGATACCCTGGACGCGATGAGTCACAACCATTATGACGATCCGTTCCCGGACGCCTGGCCGGAATACGTGAAGCAGCAGAGCCGCTTCATTGAATTTGAGCACGACGTGGTGGTGCCGCAGGTGGCCTGA
- a CDS encoding DotA/TraY family protein: MKLLKPLQAAALLCAVSCPAFAADVDYQTISDAAQKTGDLSRQALVMIFGDVVLSPFQPGQPTLIGSLFAMLNGVLCTVALVWFLVVTLKSLYQGGQEGQVFRSGRTMLHPVMSFAGFITLIPTASGWSLSQLVMLWAASTMGIGGANQLTDKAADMISSGMSLVVPPTAPATRSAARAVFEMNLCKYATNRELAMLYQDGQARTLPMETRGGNGSYLTDNGSARCGSARIPKTSEGGLEGSLASPVNTDNVTAAERQALDTLQSTLDAAAGAFVDTYLSRRDQDTGTLADAETLIQTAAATYEHTVNQALNQLNYHAALQSQLTTQLKARGWLSLGAWYHTFATANSKTNAVANASPITTGPGLQGETGTGDLYHQVFAAYRAQVQNSPYTAPLGSQTSPDDGAALSATDPDAVFVGLFRSPIQRLTNFFATSKIGTYGDFSDQVNPLIKMQTIGDYTLGVAESALTAYSLTLAAASTADNSVLGAIGKLTFINLPAVVKDVLTELSPPFYFLLLLLFAIGFSLAVFLPAVPFLYWMVGVFNWLVSVMVGCAAGPMWSATHLGAEEDRGSRSAYGYIFLIDMMLRPSLMVLGFFFASMAVMAGGTLLDLLFGSALANANADSIIGLFKMIGWLMIYARIATFGVTRVFGLQAMLADHVITFLGGARMAGIMGGMVDDVKGMFVQAGSDSRKTPGLQDAPNRDLQPGNQDGVR; the protein is encoded by the coding sequence ATGAAGCTACTGAAACCCCTTCAGGCGGCGGCGCTGCTGTGCGCCGTATCCTGCCCGGCGTTCGCCGCCGATGTGGACTATCAGACCATCAGCGATGCCGCACAGAAGACGGGTGACCTGTCCAGACAGGCGCTGGTGATGATATTTGGGGACGTGGTGCTGTCCCCTTTCCAGCCCGGCCAGCCCACGCTGATAGGCTCGCTTTTCGCCATGCTCAACGGCGTGCTGTGCACGGTGGCGCTGGTGTGGTTCCTGGTCGTGACCCTGAAATCGCTCTACCAGGGGGGGCAGGAGGGGCAGGTGTTTCGTAGCGGGCGCACGATGTTGCATCCCGTGATGAGCTTCGCCGGCTTTATCACCCTGATCCCCACGGCGTCGGGCTGGTCACTCTCCCAACTGGTGATGCTGTGGGCGGCCTCGACCATGGGGATCGGCGGGGCGAACCAGCTCACCGACAAGGCGGCGGACATGATAAGCAGTGGCATGTCCCTGGTCGTCCCGCCTACGGCTCCCGCGACCCGCTCGGCCGCGCGGGCCGTGTTTGAAATGAACCTCTGCAAGTACGCCACCAATCGCGAACTGGCCATGCTCTATCAGGACGGACAGGCGCGCACCCTGCCCATGGAGACGAGGGGCGGTAACGGATCCTACCTCACTGACAATGGCAGCGCGCGCTGTGGAAGCGCCCGTATCCCCAAAACGTCAGAAGGGGGGCTGGAGGGGAGCCTTGCGTCTCCGGTCAATACCGACAACGTGACGGCCGCCGAGCGGCAGGCGCTGGACACCCTGCAGTCGACGCTTGACGCCGCAGCGGGGGCGTTTGTTGATACGTACCTGAGTCGCCGCGACCAGGACACCGGCACGCTCGCTGACGCGGAAACCCTGATCCAGACGGCGGCCGCCACCTATGAACACACCGTGAACCAGGCATTGAACCAGCTGAATTACCACGCGGCCCTGCAGAGCCAGTTGACCACCCAGTTAAAAGCCCGGGGCTGGTTGTCGCTGGGTGCCTGGTATCACACCTTTGCGACGGCCAACAGCAAGACCAACGCGGTGGCCAATGCCTCGCCGATCACCACCGGGCCGGGACTGCAGGGCGAAACGGGCACCGGGGATCTGTATCATCAGGTCTTTGCAGCTTACCGGGCGCAGGTACAGAACAGTCCTTACACCGCGCCGCTGGGATCGCAAACCTCCCCTGATGATGGGGCGGCGCTAAGCGCCACTGATCCGGATGCCGTGTTTGTTGGTTTATTTAGAAGTCCAATTCAGCGTCTAACCAACTTTTTCGCGACAAGTAAAATAGGAACCTATGGAGATTTTTCTGATCAGGTTAACCCACTTATCAAGATGCAGACCATTGGAGACTATACCCTGGGCGTGGCAGAAAGCGCCCTGACGGCCTACTCTCTGACGCTGGCGGCCGCCTCGACGGCGGACAACTCGGTGCTGGGTGCCATCGGTAAGCTTACCTTTATCAATCTGCCCGCCGTGGTCAAGGATGTCCTGACCGAGCTGTCTCCCCCGTTTTACTTCCTGTTGCTGTTGCTGTTCGCGATAGGCTTCTCGCTGGCGGTTTTCCTGCCGGCGGTGCCGTTCCTGTACTGGATGGTCGGGGTTTTCAACTGGCTGGTGAGCGTCATGGTGGGGTGTGCGGCGGGGCCGATGTGGTCGGCCACGCACCTTGGAGCCGAGGAGGACAGGGGGAGTCGCAGCGCCTATGGCTATATTTTCCTGATCGACATGATGTTGCGGCCCTCGCTGATGGTGTTGGGGTTCTTTTTTGCCTCAATGGCGGTGATGGCGGGCGGCACACTGCTAGACCTGCTGTTTGGTTCGGCGCTGGCCAATGCCAACGCTGACTCCATTATTGGCCTGTTCAAGATGATAGGCTGGTTGATGATTTATGCCCGTATCGCCACCTTCGGAGTGACGCGGGTGTTTGGTTTGCAGGCCATGCTGGCCGATCATGTCATTACGTTTCTGGGAGGGGCGCGCATGGCCGGTATCATGGGTGGCATGGTGGATGACGTCAAAGGGATGTTTGTTCAGGCGGGGAGCGACTCACGGAAAACACCGGGACTGCAGGATGCCCCCAACCGCGACTTGCAGCCGGGCAACCAGGATGGTGTACGGTAA
- the traX gene encoding conjugal transfer protein TraX, which translates to MKTESRGRDRLPEEKPPVPIAKRAGWFALNVLVPVSDIAQVGRYTGHNVARLWQRIRTVTSCRAVDDYRPANWSQAVADTGLPASTLYRHYRFSLWIWWGLMWLTALPAIGLLLMLVTAGGSVSPTGWLRIGSVLLVMGLLSATGFVQALGVNYRLWQLDAQRVSASEQGGFQAFLRETRWCRRVLTAGLRR; encoded by the coding sequence ATGAAGACAGAAAGCAGGGGGCGTGATCGCCTCCCGGAGGAAAAACCGCCCGTACCGATTGCGAAACGTGCAGGCTGGTTTGCCCTCAACGTGCTGGTGCCGGTCTCCGACATCGCTCAGGTTGGGCGCTACACCGGCCACAACGTTGCCCGGCTCTGGCAGCGTATCCGGACTGTCACGTCGTGCCGGGCTGTGGATGACTATCGTCCCGCCAACTGGTCTCAGGCTGTGGCGGACACCGGCCTGCCGGCCTCGACGCTATACCGGCACTATCGCTTCAGTCTGTGGATCTGGTGGGGGCTGATGTGGCTGACGGCCCTGCCGGCCATCGGGCTCCTGCTGATGCTGGTGACAGCGGGGGGGAGCGTTAGCCCGACTGGCTGGCTGCGCATCGGCAGTGTGTTACTGGTCATGGGATTGCTGAGCGCCACCGGTTTTGTGCAGGCACTGGGAGTAAACTACCGGCTGTGGCAGTTGGACGCGCAGCGGGTTTCGGCGTCAGAGCAGGGCGGGTTTCAGGCCTTCCTGCGGGAGACGCGCTGGTGTCGCCGGGTACTCACCGCCGGTTTACGGCGATAG
- a CDS encoding prepilin peptidase-dependent protein, giving the protein MSSVFVPDSHALTAALDAADGPLLVLDPCGELWTQFWQASRWRCWQAWRLMPGQTPEGDNWDVLRELQGVKAKEGVAALAGALFPGEGPASLTHRLMVCILTFAEDTRCCADLPTLAGRLWAVIARWSRQYRVHPALQAAQTLLTQWGAGEAAQAIRERMAVYHHPHVAETFLAGYGFRLETLRARPGQILFLTPGIRCLEDPALMAVYAFITGALRALSVLHYQPFTLFQPTLTHQGAGHEDRKQGA; this is encoded by the coding sequence ATGAGCAGCGTATTCGTGCCAGACAGCCACGCGCTGACTGCGGCACTGGACGCGGCTGACGGCCCATTACTGGTGCTGGATCCGTGTGGTGAACTCTGGACGCAGTTCTGGCAGGCGAGCCGCTGGCGATGTTGGCAGGCCTGGCGACTGATGCCCGGCCAGACGCCGGAGGGAGACAACTGGGACGTTCTGCGCGAGCTGCAGGGGGTGAAGGCCAAGGAGGGGGTAGCGGCGCTGGCCGGGGCGCTTTTTCCCGGTGAGGGGCCGGCGTCGCTGACGCATCGGCTCATGGTCTGCATACTGACCTTTGCGGAGGACACCCGCTGCTGCGCCGATCTGCCGACGCTGGCCGGGCGGTTGTGGGCGGTTATTGCCCGCTGGAGTCGGCAGTATCGCGTTCACCCGGCATTGCAGGCAGCCCAGACCCTGCTGACGCAGTGGGGTGCCGGTGAGGCGGCACAGGCTATCCGTGAGCGTATGGCGGTTTATCACCATCCACACGTGGCGGAGACATTCCTGGCGGGATACGGATTCCGGCTTGAAACGCTGCGCGCCCGGCCTGGCCAGATACTTTTCCTGACACCGGGGATCCGCTGTCTGGAAGATCCCGCATTGATGGCGGTGTACGCCTTTATTACGGGGGCGCTGCGCGCGTTGAGTGTGCTGCACTATCAGCCCTTCACGCTGTTTCAACCGACATTGACGCATCAGGGGGCGGGCCATGAAGACAGAAAGCAGGGGGCGTGA
- the traW gene encoding conjugal transfer protein TraW, with product MNRALHASVRQGLQATCLLAALTPQAQAMAVDVVSSQPVEQQVMPALRKIQDTLGEILSAETETGTAVVQSGEKITTAITETARMQREADNFNRQADRLEKARKAYTLPDSICSESASGTAVQVSRATRAAASRLTSGGGVSSPAVRDTLASLPVSPRQGSYRSAAIHAAYCTAEEARAYGGTGLCSGVSPLPGGDTEIRSLLDGAGPPGKVPDLTFTPQQTDAAMAYLSNTARHNAGRSPGKGEIQTATGQAYQGLLTQYKAIQSAAAQPQLDMVAASQPLAATREALSEARQTPSAETYYQQTASAQVKQTGEMSEREFDAFEVGRRYANTAWVTDLQAMSGDNLLRELARQQSLGNWLALGIKNELRQANILAGQQLALAARADYAPQLQALSAQMSAGVTSP from the coding sequence ATGAACAGAGCATTACACGCAAGCGTGCGGCAAGGGCTGCAGGCGACCTGCCTGCTCGCCGCGCTGACCCCACAGGCTCAGGCCATGGCGGTCGATGTTGTCAGCAGTCAGCCGGTTGAGCAGCAGGTGATGCCGGCGCTGCGAAAGATACAGGACACGCTCGGCGAAATTCTTTCGGCCGAGACCGAAACCGGTACGGCGGTGGTGCAGTCCGGCGAAAAGATCACCACGGCCATCACCGAGACGGCACGCATGCAGCGGGAGGCGGACAATTTTAACCGCCAGGCAGACCGGCTGGAGAAAGCCCGTAAGGCCTATACCCTGCCGGACAGTATCTGCAGCGAGTCAGCATCGGGCACGGCGGTACAGGTAAGCCGCGCCACACGGGCGGCGGCGTCACGCCTGACCTCGGGCGGGGGCGTAAGCAGCCCGGCTGTGCGGGATACGCTGGCCAGTCTGCCGGTGTCGCCACGGCAGGGGAGCTATCGCAGTGCCGCCATACACGCGGCCTACTGTACGGCTGAGGAGGCCAGGGCGTACGGCGGCACGGGGCTGTGTTCAGGTGTGTCACCGCTGCCGGGTGGTGATACCGAGATACGCTCCCTGCTGGATGGCGCGGGGCCGCCTGGCAAGGTGCCAGACCTGACGTTTACACCCCAGCAGACGGACGCGGCGATGGCGTACCTCAGTAACACGGCGCGCCATAACGCGGGCCGCTCGCCGGGCAAGGGGGAGATCCAGACCGCCACCGGGCAGGCGTATCAAGGGTTGCTGACGCAATACAAGGCCATCCAGAGCGCGGCGGCGCAGCCGCAACTGGATATGGTGGCCGCGAGCCAGCCGCTGGCGGCCACGCGCGAGGCACTGAGTGAAGCCCGTCAGACACCGTCCGCCGAGACCTATTACCAGCAGACCGCCTCGGCGCAGGTGAAGCAGACGGGCGAGATGAGCGAACGCGAGTTCGACGCCTTCGAGGTGGGACGCCGTTATGCCAATACTGCCTGGGTCACCGACCTGCAGGCCATGAGCGGCGATAACCTGCTGCGCGAACTGGCGCGCCAGCAGAGTCTGGGCAACTGGCTGGCATTAGGTATCAAAAACGAGCTGAGGCAGGCAAACATTCTGGCGGGCCAACAGCTGGCACTGGCCGCCAGGGCGGACTATGCCCCGCAGTTGCAGGCGCTGTCTGCACAGATGAGCGCGGGCGTCACGTCACCGTGA